A single region of the Chrysiogenia bacterium genome encodes:
- a CDS encoding DUF1844 domain-containing protein, with amino-acid sequence MNFSTFVLSLHASAAMHMGLVADPETGKPLPVHLPMAQQTIDILSMMEQKTKGNLSQEEERLLGGVLYELRMLFIEQRKKHG; translated from the coding sequence ATGAATTTCTCCACCTTCGTGCTCAGCCTGCACGCTTCGGCCGCGATGCACATGGGCCTGGTTGCCGATCCCGAGACCGGCAAGCCGCTTCCGGTTCACCTGCCCATGGCGCAGCAGACCATCGATATCTTGTCTATGATGGAGCAGAAGACGAAGGGCAATCTCAGCCAGGAAGAAGAGCGCCTGCTCGGCGGCGTGCTCTATGAGCTGCGCATGCTCTTCATCGAGCAACGAAAGAAACACGGTTAG
- a CDS encoding HEAT repeat domain-containing protein produces the protein MDTASATSLTAPDRRLQQALETLLAEMHKAIRAVSFYPPGHPILSKIHETSYEYIAKASKYFGELSLEIGRNQVTYNETVLGTNSDVVRSLCQHLYRRRTKRLIFLAGVTFDEFQTFAEAAALDPEELYLRGGMENLLAEHGVRHLWANQMDFDRLRRKAEPAEGAEAGEPGEGGAGAEPPPQIPELPESVEDSSDVFADSHTLGEHPPAAAAPEQQSPQHDALERILPLLNETTDTDQYFEGVRLVIELAQYFVREHDWEYLVRIVSNLQAHSSDPARGVEFKKYSYRALRTIGTPEVIRGLLTELVTEGRTDDEIDSLLRILSILGPAAVDVIIKRIGYFKTPYQRNLIEQALYRAGGAEKLIPLLSSDDEGIVALVLRVMGRAKPPQSVAGVAALTHSGSEMIRSEAVRALLKIRNAEALNALYDLLPSSDDATRGHVIRAFGLYREVRAVPVLLNMLRLERDFNVTPELRTALFRTLGRIGGEEACEGLLEFVGEKRLWRHKYDEDFLGAAIAALGEGADSQVLSRLIDLKLKSEKLQAAQVAAVRRAQARLQQAGAQ, from the coding sequence ATGGACACGGCATCGGCAACTTCACTGACGGCACCCGACCGCCGTCTGCAGCAGGCGCTTGAGACCCTGCTGGCCGAGATGCACAAGGCCATCCGCGCGGTCAGCTTCTATCCGCCCGGCCACCCCATTCTCAGCAAAATTCACGAGACCAGTTACGAATACATCGCCAAGGCCTCGAAGTATTTCGGCGAGCTCTCGCTGGAGATCGGCCGTAACCAGGTCACCTACAACGAGACCGTTCTCGGCACCAACAGCGACGTGGTGCGTTCGCTCTGTCAGCACCTCTATCGCCGCCGCACCAAGCGCCTGATTTTCCTGGCGGGCGTCACCTTCGACGAGTTCCAGACCTTCGCCGAAGCGGCAGCGCTGGACCCCGAGGAGCTCTACCTGCGCGGCGGCATGGAGAACCTGCTGGCCGAGCATGGCGTGCGCCACCTCTGGGCCAATCAGATGGACTTCGACCGACTGCGCCGAAAGGCCGAGCCGGCCGAGGGCGCCGAGGCCGGCGAGCCCGGAGAGGGCGGCGCGGGCGCGGAACCCCCGCCGCAGATTCCCGAGCTGCCCGAGAGCGTCGAGGACTCTTCGGACGTCTTTGCCGACTCTCACACGCTGGGCGAGCATCCCCCCGCAGCGGCAGCACCCGAGCAACAGAGCCCACAACACGACGCGCTTGAGCGCATCCTGCCGCTGCTCAACGAAACTACTGACACCGACCAATATTTCGAGGGCGTTCGGCTGGTCATTGAACTCGCGCAGTACTTCGTGCGCGAGCATGACTGGGAATATCTCGTCCGCATCGTCTCGAACCTGCAGGCCCATTCCTCCGACCCGGCGCGCGGCGTCGAGTTCAAGAAGTATTCCTACCGGGCGCTGCGCACCATCGGCACGCCCGAGGTAATCCGCGGCCTGCTCACCGAGCTGGTTACCGAGGGGCGCACCGACGACGAGATCGATTCGCTGCTGCGCATTCTCTCGATCCTCGGCCCCGCGGCGGTCGACGTGATCATCAAGCGCATCGGCTACTTTAAGACGCCCTACCAGCGTAACCTCATCGAGCAGGCGCTCTACCGCGCGGGCGGCGCCGAAAAGCTCATCCCCCTGCTCTCTTCGGATGACGAGGGGATTGTCGCACTGGTGCTGCGCGTGATGGGTCGCGCCAAGCCGCCACAATCGGTTGCGGGCGTGGCGGCGCTCACCCATAGCGGCAGCGAGATGATTCGCAGCGAGGCGGTGCGCGCCCTGCTCAAGATCCGAAATGCCGAGGCACTCAACGCCCTCTACGACCTGCTTCCCAGCAGCGACGATGCCACGCGCGGGCACGTCATTCGCGCCTTCGGGCTCTACCGTGAAGTGCGCGCCGTCCCCGTGCTGCTCAACATGCTGCGCCTGGAGCGCGACTTCAACGTGACGCCCGAACTGCGCACCGCCCTCTTTCGCACACTCGGCCGCATCGGCGGCGAGGAAGCCTGCGAGGGGTTGCTGGAGTTCGTGGGTGAGAAGCGATTGTGGCGTCACAAATACGATGAGGACTTCCTTGGCGCCGCCATCGCCGCGCTCGGCGAAGGCGCCGACAGTCAGGTGCTCAGCAGGCTCATCGATCTCAAGCTCAAGAGCGAGAAACTGCAGGCAGCACAGGTTGCGGCCGTGCGCCGCGCGCAGGCGCGTCTGCAACAGGCGGGGGCCCAATGA
- a CDS encoding HD domain-containing protein, which produces MKLEEMVLSRFAGAAKARELYPAGHPGRKQSLDHLIAEIAPLHEKFAEVIVGVIDDTLVLNEHPLYQLSASLEDLLQLLTTLEVKSIHLRRSVTAADLDYLFDLLLSKQALEGKAVWVARQVDAKLDGHVTVLPEVPDAHRVYNDAISYMGSLFGEIRLGQIPQPHGAYNIARDVSECILRNEQAIVGLTMIKSFDNYLFNHSVNVCVLSMALAKACGLTDPTLTEVGVGGLLHDVGKTRIPKEVLSKPGKLTASEWEVMKSHSTHSYELIQEMGVTADVTGRAALEHHVQYDHQGYPNLGPGKSAHPMSHLVAIADCYDAITTLRTYQNATAPLEALKIMDRLAGTKLDPGFFERFVAMLGLYPPGSVVRLDTNEVAVVIENRLDAPSEPRVKLIFDAKGRRLPTPINLDLASQDGPPRAIIATIDPSLRNIDVSQYLAAEGES; this is translated from the coding sequence ATGAAACTCGAAGAAATGGTGCTCAGCCGCTTTGCCGGCGCGGCCAAGGCCCGCGAGCTCTATCCGGCGGGCCACCCCGGCCGCAAGCAATCGCTCGACCATCTAATCGCTGAAATTGCCCCGCTCCACGAGAAGTTCGCAGAGGTCATTGTCGGCGTCATCGACGACACCCTCGTGCTCAACGAGCACCCGCTCTACCAGCTCAGTGCCAGCCTGGAAGACCTGCTGCAACTGCTCACCACGCTCGAAGTAAAATCGATCCACCTGCGGCGTTCGGTGACGGCCGCCGATCTGGATTATCTGTTCGATCTTCTGCTCTCGAAACAGGCGCTCGAGGGCAAGGCCGTCTGGGTCGCCCGGCAGGTGGACGCCAAGCTCGATGGGCACGTGACCGTGCTTCCCGAAGTGCCCGACGCCCACCGGGTCTACAACGATGCCATCAGCTACATGGGCAGTCTGTTCGGTGAGATCCGCCTGGGACAGATTCCCCAGCCCCACGGCGCCTACAACATCGCGCGCGATGTCTCCGAGTGCATCCTGCGCAACGAGCAGGCCATCGTCGGGCTCACCATGATCAAGAGCTTTGACAACTACCTGTTCAATCACTCGGTCAATGTGTGCGTGCTCTCCATGGCGCTGGCCAAGGCCTGCGGCCTCACCGACCCGACGCTGACCGAAGTGGGCGTGGGCGGACTGCTTCACGACGTGGGCAAGACCCGCATCCCCAAGGAAGTGCTCAGCAAGCCCGGCAAGCTCACTGCCTCCGAGTGGGAGGTCATGAAAAGCCATTCGACCCACAGCTATGAGTTGATTCAGGAAATGGGCGTCACCGCCGACGTCACCGGTCGCGCGGCGCTCGAACACCACGTCCAGTACGACCACCAGGGTTATCCGAATCTGGGCCCCGGCAAGAGCGCCCACCCCATGTCGCACCTGGTGGCCATCGCCGACTGCTACGACGCCATCACAACGCTTCGCACGTACCAGAATGCAACCGCTCCGCTCGAGGCGCTCAAGATCATGGACCGACTCGCCGGAACAAAGCTCGACCCCGGATTTTTCGAGCGCTTCGTTGCCATGCTGGGGCTCTACCCGCCGGGCTCGGTGGTACGGCTCGACACCAACGAGGTGGCTGTGGTGATCGAGAACCGGCTCGACGCGCCAAGCGAGCCGCGCGTCAAGCTCATCTTCGACGCCAAGGGCCGCCGCCTGCCCACGCCGATCAACCTGGATCTGGCCAGCCAGGACGGCCCGCCGCGCGCGATCATCGCGACCATCGATCCCAGCCTGCGCAACATCGATGTGAGCCAGTATCTGGCGGCCGAAGGCGAGTCCTGA
- a CDS encoding HEAT repeat domain-containing protein, producing MENDHLEKRLAALRAALKDSDESVRKAASRALEKLEAYADLDALVERFRDGNHVEKIRVIYAFGRIRSELSLKALVYALRSEDAEISTAAARALGEMHDDRALGPLTEALQSADTTTKVEILSVLPNFRHPNIIEAIRAGLRSKDIDVVDAAIQALGKVGDRDSEGQLLMILEKGPPRLRRSAAAALGDLEI from the coding sequence GTGGAGAACGATCATCTCGAAAAACGCCTTGCCGCCTTGCGGGCTGCCCTCAAGGACTCCGACGAGTCGGTTCGCAAGGCTGCTTCGCGCGCGCTTGAAAAACTCGAGGCCTATGCCGATCTCGATGCGCTCGTCGAGCGCTTCCGCGATGGCAACCACGTCGAGAAGATCCGCGTGATCTATGCCTTCGGACGCATTCGCAGCGAGCTCTCACTGAAGGCGCTCGTCTACGCCCTGCGCAGCGAAGACGCCGAAATCAGCACGGCGGCGGCCCGCGCACTTGGCGAGATGCACGATGATCGCGCTCTGGGCCCGCTCACCGAAGCTCTGCAGAGCGCCGATACGACGACCAAGGTGGAAATCCTCTCCGTACTTCCCAACTTCCGCCACCCCAACATTATTGAAGCCATTCGCGCGGGCCTTCGCAGCAAGGACATCGACGTGGTGGACGCCGCCATCCAGGCCCTCGGCAAGGTGGGGGACCGCGATTCCGAGGGCCAGCTACTGATGATTCTGGAAAAAGGACCGCCGCGCCTTCGCCGCTCTGCTGCCGCGGCGCTGGGAGATCTGGAAATCTGA